Part of the Nicotiana sylvestris chromosome 2, ASM39365v2, whole genome shotgun sequence genome, TTAAAAAGACAATGATATAATTATGATTTAACAAGATAACTAATTTTGTTGTAAGAATGTGattaatttgattaaggaaaccaaggttgtgtccccttcaatgaaatgtaatgctatcggtgtaaatatgatatatttctaatggaaggtcctttAATATATAAAtggtttctaaatgactacccaatattttccaatggtTGGGTAGTATTTTATCTTTATGATTTTCCCAAATATAAAAGGGTTGTAATTTAAGAACAACCAATTTATGCCAAGtagaacccacttattcctaagtgaTTTTATTAAACAAGATTTAAAGTCTTGAGTTCTTGATATTCATTTCTACCAAATCCTAAtccacttttccaagtaaagaaagagtaAAATAGAATAAGTTAATGTATGCAACCACCAACCATGAATAAAGCACAATAaatgaataaatatcaaccaaccaatatatatatatatatatatatatatattcaatgttaaacacctattaacattacacccatttagggtccacaatcttagtatttaaaactagctactcatactaaaaTGCAAAAGTAAAGCAATAAATAAagtcataaagcttacaaaagtGTAGGATTCTCTCTTCACAAGATTCCAAATTAATGGAGTATTCAATGCTCTCAATGTAGGACCTTTTTCCGGACTTCATAACCCAAAAAACCCTAGTTATTCTTTTTATAGTGAACCAAAAGTCATggtcaaaatcaaacaaaattgccCCTGCAGACAACTTTTGCGACCGCATAATAGTTGCAAACCATGTATGCGGTCGGCATAACCTTCATTCTCGTCGTAGACTTGTAAATAACCAGTCCTAGGCTTCCACCGCATATGAATTATGCGGTCCACATATCTGTTATGTGACCACATTTTCCCATCGCAGATGTGTTGAGAAGCTTCTTCAATTGGAATTGTGCAGTCATTATGCGGCTCACAAAAGTGTTATGCGACCTCATATTTTTCTCTTCATTTTGCCAACACTCTGCTTTAGTTTGCGGTGATTATGCGGTCTGCATTTGACGTTTGCGGTCGTATACTTGTAGCATTTCTGTCCTTTTGTGACTTTTTGACTTCTTTTCCATGTTTTTGGATCTTCAAGTCTCATTCACTACAAAACAACCAAACTTGATAAGAATTAACTAAAAATGCATTAAAagacaagctaaaatctaagtaATTGGTATCAAAAGTGCCGAAATTCTACGGCACATCAACACTCCCAACTTgaactcttgcttgtcctcaagcaactaaaataAAATTATCCTATTCTATACTACTGTTATTTCTGACATGTCACAAATAGTAATGACTGTAGATGGTTTTGACTGATAGCTAACTAGCATGTAACTTTTGTTATTTACCCTTCCTGGAGGACAACTTGTCACGTAATCATTCGACTAATCAGCTTGTGAGCCTAAAGCCTCAACCAAAATGACAAAATGCTATACACAGCCAAGTGCACTTGTATTCTACTTCAAGAACCTAACTTCTGCTAAGTCTTACAATTTATGCGCACTCACAACAAAGAAAATCCCCACTCACACATATGTACAGGGGATGCAATCTAAACACTCTAGCACTCGGAACAAAAGCTACATGCTACAAGTATCAATTCATatccttgcccttattttaacctTGCTGCTATCTCAGGAATAATTGACTGTAGCTCACTAAGGACTTTTCACGGGTTATAATGTAGGATTTAGGGACGGGTTTGATGAATATTTGGGAATGTAGTGGTTGTACCCTCCTTGAACTCTACATACATTATGCTCCTTTACTACATAGTACTTATTTACCTCGAGTTACCGACCTAGACCCACCTCAAagtatttcttcaatttccacaAGACtctattctttttctttctttttttgttttacctatatatatatatatatatatatatatatatatatatatatatatattcttttctttttggagctTGCATTTTATTATATACACAACTTTGaggttgttgttttttttctctaCACACAGTAGTAAACCTTATCAATTTCCACTTTGTAACGACACCCCCAATTTAGGCTTTTAGCCCCATTCTTACCCGTTCAAGGAAGGATGGGTTCAAAAGAAGGAATTATTTCACAGAAGGGGTAAAGGTTTGTAATGTGGTAGCCAACGAAAAGTTAAAGGCTCAATGGGGGTAACTAGGGTAATTAATGTACTAGCGAGGTTAATTTGGGCAAAACTAGCTAGTAGTCACAAAGAGAGCCTAAGATCATTTCAGCATCCAATCATTAACCTGAGAGTTGCACTAAGAAACAACCCggacaagttctagacatcacaaGTTATGCATATGCATTATTTATACAAATCCTCACTTACTCATAACGCATGAATTGTTCAACTTAACATAGTTTCAGCCCTCAAGTGAATACAAGGCAACTCAAAACTTTCATATCAAGATATGTAAGATTCTGAATAAGTATAAAGTCAAAGAGCGATCCTCAAATTCACAAGAATGACtaaccaaaaaaatatttttttatataagcAAAAGAAGGAAGGGTACCATGTATTTACACAATTTATCACATGCTTGAAGCTAGAACAATCAACGCCAAATAAGTCAAAAAATTTCATGCTACTGTCgtggttctactattacacccttggaaaagaacccaatgaagaaaaaccaaagggaATTCATTGCAAACTATGAAACTATACTGCAAGAGTAAAGAGTTTATGTACAATATTTACACAAAACATGGGGTATAAAACATGACTACCCCACCCCCAACCAAAAATCATGCATTGTCACACATGCATAGATAATGTAAAAAGGAAGCTCAAGGACTTCCGGGGGCGCACTATGCGCTCGGAGGAGCTGAAGCATCTGGGGCAGCTGTGGGGTCATCTACTGGTATTGAAGCTACAATTGGTGGAATCTCGGACAGGTTGGTGGCAACCACGGCTGGAGCATGAGGCTCCAGCTGCTGTGAGGATGGAGCATGAAGCTCCAATTGCTGTGGGGCTAGAGCAAGAAGCTCCACCTGCCGTAAGGCTAGGTCTGGGGCCTGGGAGCTACTAGCCTCGCCTAGTGATGGCTGAGTGGTCGATGGAAGTGCCTTGGAGATCATATCCACTAAAGAATGTGCAATTGTTGTCTGCACAACCGTTTTTTCTTCATCATGTTCAATTGTAGAAACAGCAACTTGCTTACCCTTGTCCCGATGTCCCTCAGTATCCTCTACCAGTGCATCCTCATCTATTTACTCATCTTCTAAATCCCCCTCATCAGACTCCTCGGGATCTCTGGATCCCTCATCTAAAGGAACGTCAATGTGCACAGGAGGAGTTGGAGCCTTTGAGGTCTCAACACTCTATGCCTCTGGAGCTGTCATCAAGTTTGTTAAATCAAAGTCCATTCCTGGAATGGAAGTGCCGGCACCCTTGTCACCTTTTTTCGGGAAGAAGGGGGTCAAGTCAAACTCTAAATTTTGCATCTTTTGCAGCTCTGCTTTCAATTTATCAACATTCCTAAGCGTAGGCCTACCTCCAACCTTCATCCCGCTTGACCTTCTCAAGACGCACTTCAAAGTGCATTAGGCGATCCTCATAAGTTTTATGTTGTTGTTGAAGAACACTTACTGAGGATTGGACAGGGATCAATGCTTGCCGGATGAGGTTTGAGATTTCTTTTATCCACCGGTCTACCTTAGCATTGGCATGCTGAGCTAGTAGACCCATCCTGGAAAGAGCTGGTAAGGGGACCTACGACTGTGCAGTGGTATGTTGTGGAGTAGTTGTGGAGGTAGCTGGGGCCTAAGAGGTGTTAGGCAGTGCTGGGACCTCTGGTGCTGCTGAGTCTGCTGGAGGAGGAATTGAAGTCTCTAGTTGATTTGTAGTTTCCTTGTCTACTGCATCACTAATCCGAGTGATGTAAATATCTTTGAGAGCTTTCTCAAGTTTATCATGCTTTGGCATAGGAGGCACATTCACGGCTTTGTAGAGAGCAGTGATCAAACATGGGAAGGGAAGTGATGTTTGCTTCTGGTTTGCTCTAATCCCTAGCTCCCTGAATATAATCTCTCCCACATCAAGTTTTATGCCTGTCATGATGCACGCAATGAGGAGTGCCTTCTCAATGTTGATGTAAGTTTCATTCCTAGATGGAATCAGACGGGATGTGACAAAATTGAGCCAATATCGACCCTCCTGTCTGAGATCTTGCTTGTAAATCTTGTATTTAGGGTCAATCCACGCTGGTGTCCCCTTTTCTATGACAAAGGCAATCCAAGCACGCTCGTTGTTCTTGTTAGCTACCTTAGCCTCATACTCAACTGTGCCTGACCTTCACTCCTCAAAGAACAGGTCATTAATGGTTACGTCATCACAGAGCACTTGGACCACTCGAACTAGGACAGATTGTGCAAATATCCTATTTCCTTTATGCTCAGCAGTCCTTGATACACCATACAAAGTATAGAATTACCTCATAAGTGTCTCATTATATTCATCGGGGGCCTCAGTGAAGAATTCCCATTTCTCTTCTTGATGTTCTCGATCACATGAGGGTAGTGCTCTTGCAGCCCGTTTAGACTCAACTGCTTCTCCTCGAGAATCTTTCTCTTTGCTAGACCTTCTTTATACAGATTCATAGAGCCCGTGACTCCAAACCTGAGATTAAGATCCTCCCCCATTTTCCGTCGTGCCTCAGCTTGTAGGTCAACAAATGGCCTGAGGTCACTCTGTGCCTTCTCCTCTTCAGACAGGGAAGAGTGCTCAGAAGTATTGTGAATTGCTTGAGCCCATTGATGTTTGGTTTGTTGTGCTTGTTGGCTTGGAGTAGCAACCCATTTCTTTCCACGTGCGATCGATGATTGCATTGGAAGAGACTTCTTTGGTTCCATTCCTATTGATGAAACATTGTGTGAGTGGGTGAAATAGCATAGGAATTACATTGAGACAAAGTAAAGAAGTCAGTAGCTTATGCGatgggttatgcgatcgcataactacTATGCAGTTTGTAAACCCATCATAGATGTGCAAAACATAGAAGGCAAAAATAATTATGCGATTGCAAAAGCGACCGCATATTTAGTTATGCGGCCGCAAAGTGGTCGCATTTCTTCTCACCAGATGGGCTAATGGTCTGCCTCTATTTGTGGCACGTATGCGGAACGCATAAATGGTTTGCGATCGCAAACACGATCGCATAAACTTTTTGCAGCAGACCACCTAGGGATCTTTTGCGACAACTTTGCGGACCATAAACTAATTATGCGGCCCGCAAAGATTGCCTTCTTCATTGAAACAGTGCCCCCCTTTTTTTCAATATGCACACCCCACTCATATGTTCTTCACACCATATGCACATCACTCTCACATGCTTTCCTAAGACTACCTACTGAGATTCATCATTGTTGTTATAGGCCATTTAGTTGATTTAAGATGAgaggggtactcagacttcctcCATTTTGTTTCATCAACACTAACACTCACAGTCACTCAACCCAATTCCTTACCACGAGGTTCACCGTAATCATAGGGAATTAGGGGACCAAGGAAACGACCATGGAGCTcagaatttaagaagaagaatGGATTACAATTACGAGAGTAGAAGAAAATCATACTAGAATTTGAGCAAGATTATGCAAGCCTGATATGCTTCATGTGATTTGGATTCCTTGCTTTGtgagtaatttttatttttgatcttttctcttttctttccttgcttgtaatttttttttgttattttgatattttttacgTGTTAGTATGTGataagaatgaggatgaaaatgcGGAAGGTTAGGGTTTAGTACCTATCGAGTTTGCAGTGCTTAAGTCCATCGCATAACacattatgtgatcgcatataTGTTTTGCGATGGACTAATGACTGGGCAACCAAAACTAACTTTGCGATGCAGTATGCGATCGTAAAGTTGTTATGCGGGCCACATAAGTGAAAAACTTACTACATTTTTAAAAACCAAGTTGACCAATTTTTCTGCCTGTGCCTGCAATGATAATGTGGTTCGCATagccattatgcgaccgcatagttGTCACCAACTTTGGACCTTTCTTTCCTTCAGTTTTCTCAACACTAAGATCTTGTTCATGATATTTTGGGACTACCTGCACTCTAACACACACATCAACCTACTCAATCTCAACTACATAAATGAAAAACTACAAAAGAGTGTTACCACACATAGGTTGCCTCCTAaaaagcgcttgatttaacatcgGCACGACGTAGTTGACCCTTTTTGGGCTATTCATGGTGGGGACTGCTGTTGGACTATCCTTTAGAGCGAATTGTTCTATCAAGTGCCTTTATCTTGTTGTACCGAGGTAATGCTTGACTTGTTTACCATTCACTTTGAAAGTTCGAGTTCTAACCTCCGACTCCAGTTCAATAGCACCATAGGGGGACATACTCATAACTTTGAACGGGCCAGACCATTTGGACTTGAGTTTTCCCGGAAATAACTTAAGTCTTGAATTGAAAAGCATGACCACGTCACCGGAATTGAACTCCCGCTTCAAGATCTTATTATCATGGACAAacttcattctctccttgtacaCGACTGCACTCTCATAGGCATGGAGATGGAATTACTCCATCTCATTGAGTTGTGTCATTCTCAGATTAGCGGCCTCGGCCTagtcaagattcaacttcttcaatgcccacatggctttgtgttCAAGCTCCACTAGCAAGTGACATGCTTTGCTAAAAACCAACCAGTATGGTGAAGTGCCAATGGAAGTCTTAAATGCTGTGCGATATGCCCACAACacatcatctagcttccttgaccagTCAGTCCTgtttgcattgacagtttttgATAGGATGTTTTTGATATCCCTGTTAGAAAATTCAACATGACCACTCGATTGAGGATGATAGGGTGTGGCCACCTTGTGCTTTACACCATACTTATCAAGCAGCCCGGCGAAAGCCTTGTTGTAGAAATGAGAACTACCATCACTCAGGATGGCCCTTGGGGTACCAAACCacgtgaatatgttcttcttcaagaaGCGGTCACACTCCTTTCTTCATTGTTATGCAAGTCCATTGCCTCGAACCATTTGGATACGTAGTCCACAACCACCAAGATGTAGGTCATGCCATAAGAGCTCACGAAAGggcccataaagtctatccccaCACATCAAAGATCTCGACCTCCAGTACAAAATTCATAGGCATCTCATGTCTTTTGGATATTGACCCTTGTCTTTGAGATTGATCGCATGCCTTGACTATTTGATCTGCATCTTGGTAGATCAATGGACAATAGTAGCCACATTCAAGCACTTTTGCAGCTATTCGGTTTCCTCCATAATGACCCCTAATCGAAGAATCATGGCATGCTTTGAGAATTGGCATTACTTCATCTTCCGGAACACACCGCCAAATGATATTGTCAACACAAATTTGGAACATAAAATGTTCCTCTTAGTAGTATTGCCTACATTCTcaaaagaactttttcttttgataagTTTCCAATCCATCGGGAATAAGATCACTAACCAAGATGATAGCGATGTTGGCATACCAAGAAGCGAATGTGCTAGACAATGGCAATATGTGCTCATATGGAAAggcatcattgatctcaaggtcCTATTTTGGTCTCCCTGCCTCTTCAAGCCTAGATAGGTGATccgcaacttgattttctgtccCTTTCCAATCCTTGACTTTGaagtcaaactcttgcaacaaaagTACCCACCGAATCAATCTTGGTTTggcatccttctttgccataatATAGAGAAGAGCAGCATGATCGGTGTAAACTATCACTTTGGACCCTAACAAATAAGCCCGAAACTTTTCAAAAGCATAGACAATGGAGAGAAGTTCCTGCTCAGTcacagtgtaattcatttgagcgtcattgagtgtcttgcttgcatagtagaTAAGGTGAAGGATTTTGTTATGTTGTGACCAAGCACAGCCCCAATAGCTACACCATTAGCGTCATACATGAGTTCAAATGGAAGAGACCAAtcgggtgtgacaataataggtgtTGTGGTGAGCTTTTCTTTCAATTCCTCAAAAGTTTTGAGACACTTCTCATCAAATATGAACTTTGCATCAttttcaaggagtttgcacataggatttttaatttttgaGAAGTCCTTGATAAAACACCTATAGAAGCCGGCGTGACACAAAAAACTTCGGACACCTTTTACTAAAGTGGGTGGAGGAAGCTTGGATATGATTTCGATCTTTGCCCCGTCAACCTCTATGCCTTGTTTGGATATTTTGTGTCCCAAAACAATGCCCTTGtccaccatgaagtgacatttctcccagtTTAGCACAAGGTTTGTTTATTCACATATTTTGAGAACTTGTCTAAGGTTGTCAAGATAATgctcaaatgaatcacccaccaCAGAAAAGTCATCCATTAACACCTCCAAAAGTTCATCCACCATGTCCGAGAAGATTGATATCATGCACCGTTAGAAAGTAGTCGGGGCATTCCATAGCCCAAATGACATACGGCTAAAGGTAAATGTCCCATATGGGCATGTGAATGTTTTCTCTTAATCTTCCAATGTGATATTGATTTGGTTATAGCCGGAATATACATCCAAGAAGTAATAGAATGACCTTCCCGCTATCCGATCAAGCATTTAgtcaataaaaggcatagggaaatggtcCTTGCACGTAGCACTGTTTAGCTTCTGGTAGTCCATGGAAACTCTCCATCTGGTCACTATTCTAATTGGTATGAGCTCATTTGTGTTGTTTTCAATCACAGTCATGCCTCCTTTCTTCGGCACACATTTCACCAAACTCACCCAAGAACTATCGGCAATGGGATAGACTACCCcgacatctaaccacttgatgattTATTTCTTTACCACCTCTTGCACGGAAGGTTTTAATCTTCATTGATGCTTTACACTTGGTTTTCTCTAATGCTCCAATTGTATCTTGTGTTTACAAATTCAGGCGGGAATCCTTCAAATGTCCGCTATTGTCCACCTAATAGCTTGCACGTGCTCCCTCAAGACACTCAATAGTTGTTCTACTtgcacatcattcaacaaagaagaaacgATTACCAGTAGAGTGTCATTagagccaagaaatttatacctcaaaTGCGGTGAAAGTGGTTTGAGCTCAAGTTGCGGCGGCTCAATAATTGAAGGCTTGGCGGGAGGAGTAACTCTATTCTCTAAGTCAAGAGAAAGTTTCTTTGGAGCATAAGTGTAGGACCCAAGTCCTTCTAATGCATTCACCGATTCCATGTACCCCTACATGTCTTCACCATCAAAATTTACCAAAATAGCCGCCAATGCCTCAACAAGGCATTGTTTTTCCATCTTCATGTCAATTGCGTCTTCTACCTCATTAACAACATCAATGACTGAGATGCTTTCATATTTATGTGGTAACTTCATACCCTTGCTCGCTTGGAATGTAACCTTTTTTCATTAACTCGGAACTTGATCTCATTCTGTTTCGAATCCATAAGTGCTCTTCCAGTAGCAAAAAATGGTCTCCCCATGATTatagggatctctttgtcaacAACACAATCAAGGATCACAAAGTCGGTGTGGAGGAGGAACTTTCCCACTttcacaagaacatcatcaaaaATTCCCACTAGTCTCTTTATTGAACGATcggccatttgcaacctcatagtTGTAGGCCTCAGCATACCTAACCCTTCTTGCTTGTAAATAGAAAGAGGCATTAAGTTGATGCTAGCCCCATTATCACAATGAGCTCTTGCAAAGTCGCAcgccccaatagtgcatggaatggTAAAAGCTCCcgggtcttctttcttttgaacggTGGTTTTTTcaatgatggaactaacccgGTGAGTCACATTTACCACTTCATTCTTGGTGGTTTTCTTCTTGGTGATCAACTCTTTCAAATACTTAGCAAAACCCGAAATCTCTTGAAATTCTTCCACAAATGGAATATTTACCAATAATTGCTTGAGAATGTCATAGAACTTCtcgagtttgctatcatcaaccCTTCTAGCAAGCCTTTGAGGGAGAGGAGGAGGTCTAAGAATTGGTTCTAGAGTTTTTGGCGTCTCTTTCACCTTTTCCTTAACCTCTTCCCGGTTCACTTCTTGAATTTTCAACTCTTCCAGGACCTTTTTAGATTCAACAACAATTGACACTTCAACTTATGCCTCAACTTCTTGTTCGGAATCTTCCACTTTGGCCACTTGTTTATTCTCTCTTTGAAGTACTTTTCCACTCCGAGTTGTAATTGCCATGCAATGAGAAGTTGGACTACTCCCGCTACCTTTTGGGTTTCAATTGTGTCACTTGGGAGTGTGCCTTTTTGCTTCGGATTTTGCTCTCTTGAAAggtctctcatttgcatctccaaCTTTTGAATAGATGCGGTATGAGAATCGACAAGCTCGGTCATATTCCTCATTGAAGTGTTGGACCTGTCTTGATTTTGCAATACTCGCTCAAGCATGTTTTCCAACTTGGAATCATTTGAAGAACCTTCCTTTCAATGCGGAGAATTTGAATATTGCCCTTTCGGTGgaacataagggtttgaactccgattttttgagaagttgttgttgttgttactccaATTCCCTTTATTTGAACTACCTAGGTCATTTCTCCACTGTTTGTTGCCTTGCTCTTACGGGTTAGGCCTCCATTGGTTTTGTTGTCTTGAACCTTGGTATTGCTGCCTTTGATAACCTCCTTGAGAGTTGTTAACATTATTTGCTTCCTCATAATCTTCATTTGATGTGGGTTGAACATCTTTCATCAAATTCACCTTTTTTGTTTGGCTTTTAGTGAACATCTTTGTCAACACATTGATGTTGGTGGCAAGCCCGGCAATTACTTgatctctttcttggttctccTTAATCTTGTTGGTCAAAGAAGGAGTACCATATGCAATTCCACCCGTGGTGTCTTCTGAGTGCCATGCTTGGTTATGTTTTGCTATTTTGTTAAGGATTTTTGTGATCCTCACAAATATTTTATCCATAAAAGATCCATCAACTGCATTCTTGGCTATAGATTGGTTCATAGCATACAAACCCATATAGAATTTCTCCAACAAGATAGAATCCGGAAAACCATGATTCGGCGACCTCACCAAATATAACTTGAATCGATCCCATGCCTCATGTAGATGTTCTCCCGGTAATtgcttgaaaaaggaaattttaTCCCGGAGCTCAGATTTCTTGCTTTGCGGGAACCATTTAGCTAGGAATGCTTGGACAAGTTTGTATGGAATTTGGTGGTATATTTTGAATCCATTTCCTCGCCTCTCCATTCAGTAAGTACTTGAACACCCTCAATCTTAAGGCATCATTTGAGATGTTGTTCGGCTTGTGCATCGCACACACACCCAAGAAGGTTCTGAGATGTTGTATCGGATCATCATCGGTGAAATTTATGAAAAACCCCTCTGCTTTGAGCATTAGGATTAAACTGTATTCCACCTTCAAAGTGGCGGCGTCTACTCTTGACggtacaatagcatttgtatcctcaatatactCATCTATGTCCGCAAAAGGATTTTCCTCTTATTCATGTTCGGCGACgttttcctatcaacaccaagcaaaacaagcaaagtgtgatggaatagaaGAAGATGTAATgtaaagcacacactaattagtaatttcaaaaccgtattcctcggcaacggcgccaaaatttgatacgctcaagttacactttaattaaatcaTGTAAGGTGGTCGGTGTCacatataataacccaacaaggtttgGGTCAAATCTCGTAGGGAATAGGTGTAAAAAGGTTACTTGAGTAGTGTGAAACTTGACTTAAGTCGTAAGTCTATTCTGTTAGCTTAACAGTAGAATGATATAATTGTGATTTAACAATATAACTAATTTTGTTGTAAGAATGTGattaatttgattaaggaaacaAAGGTTGTATCCCCATTAATGAAATGTAacgctatcggtgttaatatgatatatttctaatggaaggtcctttgatatgcaaatggtttctaaatgactacccaatattttctaATGGTTGGGGTAGTAttttctctttatgattttttcaagatttaaagtcTTGAGTTATTGATATTCATTTCCACCAAATCCTAAcccacttttccaagtaaagaaagagtaaaatggaataagttaatatttgcaaccaccaaccttaaataaagcacaagaaatgaataaatatcaaccaaccattatatatatatatatatatatatatatatatatatatatatatatatatatatatatatatatatatatatattcaatgttaaatacCCATTAACGTTatacccatttagggtccacaaccttagtatttaaaactagctACTCATATTAAAATACAAAAGCAAAGCAATAAATAAAGTTATAAAGTTTACAAAAGTGCAAGATTCTCTCTTCACGAGCTTCCAAATTAATGAAGTATCCAATTCTCTCAATGTCGGCCCTCGACTTCATGACCCAAAAAAACCCTAGTTATTCTTTTTATAGTGGACCAAAATTCATGGTCAAAATCGGAAAAAATTACCCCTACAGACAACTTCTGCAACCGCATAATGGTCGCAGACCATGTATGCAGTCCGCATAACCTTTATTCTCGTCGCATAGTTGTAAATCACTAGTCTCAGGCTTCCACTGTGTATGAATTCTGCGGTCCGGATATCTGTTATGCGACCGCATTTTCCCATCGCACATGTGTTGAGAAGCTTCTTCAATTGGAATTGTGCGGTCATTATGCGGCTCGCAAAAGTGTTATGCGACTGcatatttttctctttatttgGCCAACACTCTGCTTCAGTTTGTGGTAATTATGCGGTTCGCATTTGACTTTTGCGGTCGCATACTTGCAGCATTTCTGTCCTTTTGTCACTTTTTGACTTCTTTTCCATGTTTTTGGGTCTTCAAGTCTCATGCACTACAAAACAACCAAACTTGATAAGAATTAactaaaaattcattaaaagacAAGCTAAAAATCTAAGTATTTGGTATCAAAAGTGCCGAAATTCTATGGCATATcatgcataagtactcgtcacctcacatatacgttgtacccaacatctaaacatgtagcaaatagacaaaaaaatcttaatccctcaagtcaaagtttaccacgacacttacctcactccaagGATCAACTCAAAACTCAACTACAACTTTTCTCTTTCAAACAAGGCTCCAAACCAATAGAATCTTGCAAATTACAAACCAAACGATTCACATTAAggcttaggaactacccacgattgaaaatgattcaatttaggtcattattgaaaaagttaaCAAAAGTGAACTCcagggcccgcttggtccaaacccgaaatttggaccaaatcccgattacccattcacttcCGAGCTCGGTTATG contains:
- the LOC138885618 gene encoding uncharacterized protein; the protein is MLERVLQNQDRSNTSMRNMTELVDSHTASIQKLEMQMRDLSREQNPKQKGTLPSDTIETQKVLEELKIQEVNREEVKEKVKETPKTLEPILRPPPLPQRLARRVDDSKLEKFYDILKQLLVNIPFVEEFQEISGFAKYLKELITKKKTTKNEVVNVTHRVSSIIEKTTVQKKEDPGAFTIPCTIGACDFARAHCDNGASINLMPLSIYKQEGLGMLRPTTMRLQMADRSIKRLVGIFDDVLVKVGKFLLHTDFVILDCVVDKEIPIIMGRPFFATGRALMDSKQNEIKFRVNEKRLHSKRARV